Genomic DNA from Haloplanus sp. HW8-1:
AAGTACGCCCTCGAGGACGCGTACATCTCGATCCACGAGGCGCTGAAACACGCGGGCATCGAGAAACAGGTCGACGTGAACGTCCTCTGGGTCGACGCCGACGAGATGCGGGATCACCACACCGAACGCCTCCGCGAGGCCGACGCGGTGGTCGTTCCCGGCGGCTTTGGCTCCCGGGGCGCCGAGGGGAAGATCGAGGCGATCCGCTACGCACGCGAGAACGACGTGCCCTTCCTCGGCCTCTGTCTCGGCTTCCAGATGGCCGTCGTCGAGTACGCACGAAACGTCCTCGGTCTGGAAGGCGCCCACTCCGCGGAGATCGACGAAGAGACGCCCTACCCCGTGATCGACCTCCTGCCCGAGCAGTACGACCTCGAGGACCTGGGCGGGACGATGCGCCTCGGCGCCCACGAGACCGAGATCGATCCGGGGACGCTCGCCCACGAGGTGTACGACGCCGAGGTCTGCACCGAGCGCCACCGGCACCGGTACGAGGTCAACCCCGAGTACATCGACGACCTCGAAGCCGGCGCCCTCACCTTCTCCGGGCGTGCGGGCAACCGGATGGAACTCGTCGAACTCGACGACCACCCGTACTTCCTCGGGACGCAGTTTCACCCCGAATTCCGCTCGCGCCCCGACCGTGCGAGTCCCCCGTTCGTCGGTCTCGTCGACGCCGTCCTCGACCGCGTCGCCGAGGAACGGGAGGTGGAGGCCTGATGGTCGACGTCGACGAATTCATCGCGGAGGCGACCGCGGAGATCGAGTCCGAGATCGGCGACGCGAACGCCATCATCGCGCTCTCGGGCGGCGTCGACTCGTCGGTCGCGGCCGCGCTGGCCTACCGCGCCATCGGCGACCGTCTCACGCCCGTCTACGTCGACACCGGGCTGATGCGGAAAGGGGAGACTGAGGGGATCCGCGAGACGTTCTCCTTCATGGACAGCCTGCGGATCGTCGAGGCACAGGACCGCTTCCTCGACGCCCTCGAAGGCGTGACCGACCCCGAGGAGAAGCGCCACGCCATCGGCGAAGGGTTCATCCGCGAGTTCGAACGCGAGGCCCGGGAGGCCGACGCCGACTACCTCGTCCAGGGGACCATCTACCCCGACCGCATCGAGAGCGAGGGTAACATCAAGTCCCACCACAACGTCGGCGGACTGCCCGACGTGATCGACTTCGAGGGCATCGTCGAACCCGTCCGCGACCTCTACAAGGACGAGGTGCGGGAGGTCGCCCGCGCCCTCGACCTCGAAGAGGTGGTCTCGGAACGGATGCCCTTCCCCGGGCCGGGACTCGCCGTTCGCATCCTCGGCGAGGTGACCGAGGAGAAACTGGACGTGGCCCGCGAGGCGTGTCACATCGTCGAGGAGGAGGTCGAAGAACACGATCCGTGGCAGGCCTTCGCGGCCGTCATCGGCAAGGCGACCGGCGTCAAGGGCGACAACCGGGTCCACGGCTGGGTGGTCGCCGTCCGGTCGGTCGAGAGCCGAGACGGCATGACCGCCCGCGCCCAGGATCTCCCGTGGGAGACCCTGCAACGGATTCAGAGCCGCATCACCGGCGAGAACGACGACGTCGCCCGCGTCGTCTACGACGTGACCCACAAACCGCCCGCGACCATCGAGTACGAATGACCCGGGCCATCGTCGCCGGCCCGGACGACGCCGGCCTCGGGACCGCCTTGGAGACGGAAGGGATCGAGGTGTGCCGTGTCGAGGGCGTCCTCACCGCCGCAGTGCTCGACGACGCCGGCCTAGCCGACGCCGACCTGTTCGTCCTCACGGATCTCGACGAGGCGACGGCCATCACCGTCGCCAAGGACCGCAACCCCGACGTCCGGGTTGTCGTCTACAGCCACGACTCCCTGCCCGAGTTCGTGCGCGGGCAGGCCGACCTCGCGATGGATCCCGACCTGTTCGGCGTCGACATGGTCGCCGAGGAACTGGCCTGAGTGCCGTCGCCGAAGCCCCATCGTTAAGACGCAGGCGGCCGATTTTCCCCCATGACCCTCGACCGACTGGAGACGCTCGACCCGGCCCCCGAGGAGGTACTGACGGCCGAGTTGGTCGTCAACGACGACGTGTTGGTGAAAGCCTTCGCGCTCGGCCCCGGCGCGGAACTCGACGCCCACGCCCACGCCGATAGCACGAACGTCTTCCACGTGCTCCGGGGTACGGTGACCGTGGTTCAGGGCGGCGAGACGGAGGCCATCACGGCCCCCGGCGTCGTCCACCATCAGCGCGGCGTGAGTCACGGTGCCCGGAACGAGACGGACGAGGTGGCGGTGTTCACCGCCAGCCTCTGTCCGATGCCCGGGTCCGGATGAGGTCGCCCCCGTCCGTCCCCTCGCTGTTTCGGTGAGTCAGTCATGCCACACACGAGCGTCACTGCCCACGCCCGACTTCACTTCGGGTTCTGTAACCTGAGCCTCGCAAACGAACGCCTCTATGGGAGCCTCGGCGTCGGCCTCGACCGGCCGTCGGTGACCGTCACCGCGTCGCCGGCCGCCGCCGTCGACTGCGAGCATCCGACCGTCCGGGAGTACGCCGCACGGTCGGTCAACCTCCTCGGCGTCGACGGCGCAGAGGTGGCCGTCGAGAGCGCGTTCCCGAGACACGTCGGCCTCGGGAGTGGAACCCAGTTCGCGCTCGCGACGCTCGCCGCGGTCGCGCGCGCCCACGACCGGACGGTCGACGTCCGGGACCGCGCTCCGGACCTCGGCCGCGGCGGCCGGTCGGGCGTCGGCGTCGCCACCTTCGAGGACGGCGGGTTCGTCCTTGACGCCGGCCACCCGACCGCCCGGT
This window encodes:
- the guaA gene encoding glutamine-hydrolyzing GMP synthase, encoding MVDVDEFIAEATAEIESEIGDANAIIALSGGVDSSVAAALAYRAIGDRLTPVYVDTGLMRKGETEGIRETFSFMDSLRIVEAQDRFLDALEGVTDPEEKRHAIGEGFIREFEREAREADADYLVQGTIYPDRIESEGNIKSHHNVGGLPDVIDFEGIVEPVRDLYKDEVREVARALDLEEVVSERMPFPGPGLAVRILGEVTEEKLDVAREACHIVEEEVEEHDPWQAFAAVIGKATGVKGDNRVHGWVVAVRSVESRDGMTARAQDLPWETLQRIQSRITGENDDVARVVYDVTHKPPATIEYE
- a CDS encoding cupin domain-containing protein, whose translation is MTLDRLETLDPAPEEVLTAELVVNDDVLVKAFALGPGAELDAHAHADSTNVFHVLRGTVTVVQGGETEAITAPGVVHHQRGVSHGARNETDEVAVFTASLCPMPGSG
- a CDS encoding DUF7126 family protein, giving the protein MTRAIVAGPDDAGLGTALETEGIEVCRVEGVLTAAVLDDAGLADADLFVLTDLDEATAITVAKDRNPDVRVVVYSHDSLPEFVRGQADLAMDPDLFGVDMVAEELA